The following DNA comes from Candidatus Caccoplasma merdavium.
TACACCAAGCACGAGATGACCAACGGCTACAAGATACGCCGCGCCGCCATCGACCACAACATTCCACTCATCACCAACGCCCGTCTGGCCGGAGCTTTCATCGAGGCATTCTGCTCGGTGAGTCTGGAAGAAATCCCCATCAAGAGCTGGAAAGAATACAAATAATCTCTCCCTTCCCACACCCAAAAGCGGCGGTATGATACATACCGCCGCTTTTTTAATCAGTATTAAGAATCCGTCCCAACCCAAAAATCGAAACCTTATATATTCCTAAAAGTTGACATTCACTCAGAAAAATCATTATCTTTATTGCAAACTTTAATCTGACACAGTATGGAAGCCTACTTGTTTTGGATCGTCCCGGCAGCATCGGTGCTCGCATTGCTGCTGGCGTGGTATTTTTTCAGGCAGATGATGCGCGAAAGCGAAGGTACCGAAACGATGCAACACATCGCCTCATTTGTCCGCACCGGCGCCATGTCGTACCTGAAACAGCAATATAAAATCGTTGGTCTCGTGTTTCTCGTCCTGGTTGCCTTCTTCTCCATCATGGCCTATGGATTTGACCTGCAAAACCACTGGGTACCCGTTGCCTTCCTCACCGGAGGCTTCTTCTCGGGCCTGGCAGGGTTTCTCGGCATGAAAACCGCCACCTACGCCTCGGCCCGCACGGCCAATGCCGCACGGCACTCGCTCAGCCGGGGGCTGCGCATCGCCTTCCGCAGCGGGGCCGTCATGGGCCTCGTCGTCGTAGGACTGGGACTGCTCGACATCTCATTCTGGTATCTGTTGCTCGACTACTTCATTCCCGATGACCCCACCAACAGCACCGCCAAACTCTGCATCATCACCACGACGATGCTCACCTTCGGCATGGGAGCCTCGACCCAAGCCCTCTTCGCCCGTGTGGGCGGCGGCATCTACACCAAAGCCGCCGACGTAGGAGCCGACCTGGTGGGCAAAGTCGAGGCCGGCATTCCCGAAGACGACCCGAGAAACCCCGCCACCATTGCCGACAACGTGGGCGACAACGTGGGCGACGTGGCCGGCATGGGCGCCGACCTCTACGAGTCCTACTGCGGCTCGATACTCGCCACCTCGGCTCTCGGTGCCGCCGCCTTCATCGGCAGCGGCGACAGCGTGATGCAGTTCAAGGCGGTCATCGCCCCGATGCTCATCGCCGCCATCGGCATCATACTCTCCATCATCGGCATTTTTGCCGTGCATACCCGCGACAACGCCCAAGTGAAAGACCTGCTCCACTCCCTCGCCGGCGGGACCAACCTGAGCTCGGTTCTCATCATCGCCGGCACCTTCTTCATCTTCTGGATTCTGCAACTGCACAACTGGTTCTACATCGGTTGCGCCGTCGTCATCGGACTATTGGTGGGTGTTGTCATCGGCCGCTCGACCGAGTACTACACCTCGCAATCCTACCGACCCACCCAGCAGCTGGCCGAAAGCGGAAAGACCGGGCCGGCCACCGTCATCATCTCGGGGCTGGGCTTGGGCATGATTTCGACCACCATACCGGTATTGGCCGTCGTGTGCGGCATCATACTCTCCTACTGGTTCGCCGCGGGATTTGACCTCACCAACGTCTCCATGGGGCTCTACGGCATAGGCATCGCCGCCGTGGGCATGCTCTCGACCTTGGGCATCACCTTGGCCACCGACGCCTACGGCCCCATTGCCGACAATGCCGGAGGCAACGCCGAGATGAGCGGCCTCGGCGACGAAGTGCGCGCCCGCACCGACGCCCTCGATTCGCTGGGCAACACCACCGCCGCCACAGGCAAAGGGTTTGCCATCGGCTCGGCCGCCCTCACCGGCCTGGCCCTGCTGGCCTCCTATATCGAAGAGATACGCATCGGGCTCACCCGCATCGGACAAGAGAGCCTCACCATCGGCGAACGCACGGTCGACGTGCACACGGCAACGTTCACCGACTTCATGCACTACTACGACGTGACGTTGATGAACCCCAACGTACTCTCGGGAGTCTTCATCGGCTCCATGATGGCCTTCCTTTTCTGCGGCCTCACCATGAATGCCGTAGGGCGCGCCGCCGCCCGCATGGTCGAAGAGGTGCGCCGGCAGTTCCGCGAAATCAAGGGCATACTCACCGGCGAAGCGCAGCCCGACTATGCCCGCTGCGTCGAAATATCGACCAAAGGAGCACAACACGAAATGGTGCTTCCCTCGCTGCTCGCCATCATCGCCCCGTTACTCACCGGATTTGTCTTCGGCGTGCCGGGTGTCATCGGTCTGCTGGTGGGCGGACTCGGCGCCGGTTTTGTGCTCGCCATCTTCATGGCCAACGCCGGCGGGGCTTGGGACAATGCCAAGAAATACACCGAGGAGGGACATCTCGGCGGCAAAGGCGGTGAAGTGCACAAGGCAACGGTCGTGGGCGACACCGTGGGCGACCCCTTCAAGGACACGTCGGGCCCGAGCCTCAATATCCTCATCAAACTCATGAGCATGGTGGCCATCGTCATGGCCGGCCTCACGGTCGCTTGGAGCCTCTTCTGAGGAAGCACCACTCCGCACAAAACCACCCTCTTCCACAACGCCCGGGACGCAACCTCACCGGTTCTGCGACCGGGCGTTGCCGCAAAAAAAACGGGAACCACATGAACATTCAGGCAACAACGGGCATTACAAAAGAGGAAAAGTGTGAAACCGAGAGCGCGTTTTTCTCATTTTTAATACACACAAACACCTGTCAAACAAACGTTTAAGTAAAGAAACCAAAGGCAAGCATTCCCGATAAGCGCCGTTGAACAAAGGAAATAGAGATAACTCTTTCAAAACAAACGATTTTTACCCTTTAAATTTCTCAAATCAAAAATTGTTTATACCTTTGAGAAAAGAAAAACGGGGAGGTCGAAAAAGCCGAAGAAAAACATCGGCAACCGGCCAAGGCCCCGCGTCCCATTCAACCGATGGCCATGGACAAAGGAAACAACATCAAACAGTTCTATCCCAAAGATACCTCTTTTGCCAACCTCATGCAGAAGCGTATCTTCAACGTGTTGCTGGTCGCCTCTTATTACGATGCATTCATTCTCGAAGAAGACGGCCGCGTCGAAGAACAAATCTTCTTTGAATACACCTCGCTCAACCTCAGTTCGCCGCCCCGCGTCACCCAGGTCAGCAACCTCGAAGACGCTTTCAAGGAACTATCGACCAAGCGGTTCGACCTCATCATCACCATACCCGATGTCGAGCACAGCCAAACGTACGAAAAGGCCAAGGAAATCAAGCACCACTACCCCGACATACCCATCGTGTTGCTCACGCCGTTTGCCCGCGAAGTAACCCGACGCCTCGAAAAAGAAGACCTCAGCGGCATCGACTACGTTTTCAGCTGGCTGGGCAACACCGACCTGCTGCTGGCCATCGTGAAACTGCTCGAAGACGAAATGAACATCGAGGAAGACACCAAGTCGGGGGTACAAATCATCATGCTGGTCGAAGACTCGGTGCGCTTCTACTCCTCGATACTGCCGCACCTCTACAAGTTTGTACTGAAACAGTCGCAAACCTTCTCGACCGAAGCCCTCAACGAGCACGAACAGATGTTGCGCATGCGCGGACGGCCCAAAATAAAACTGGCCCGCTCCTACGAAGAGGCCATGGAAATGTACCAGAAATACGCCAACAACATGCTGGGCATCATCTCCGACGTCTCCTTCATGCACGAAGGCAAGAAAGACGCCCAGGCCGGGCTCAAATTCTGCGCCTATGTAAGAGAGAAAGACCCCTTCATACCCCTTATCATCGAGTCGTCCGACACCGAAAATGCCGCCGGAGCGGCCGCCCTCAACGCCTGCTTCCTCGACAAGAACTCCAAGAAACTGCCGGTCGACCTGCGAGCCGCCATCATGCGCAACTTCGGATTCGGAGATTTTGAATTCATCAACCCCGAAACCGGCGAAGTGATTCTGCGCATCAAGGAACTCAAAGACCTGCAAAAAAATATCCTCACCATACCCCCCGAGTCGCTGCTCTACCACGCCTCGCGCAACCACATCTCGCGCTGGCTCTACTCGCGCGCCCTCTTCCCGCTGGCCGAATTCATCAGACGTCGCTGGCCCCACAATCTCGAAGAGCTGCCCGAGATAAGGCAAGAGATACTCGACGCCATCGTCCTCTACCGCAAGATGAAAAACCGTGGTGTGGTAGCCATCTTCGAACGGAACCGTTTCGACAAATACTCCAACTTCGCCCGCATCGGGCAAGGTTCACTCGGGGGCAAAGGGCGCGGCCTGGCCTTTATCGACTCGCTCATCAAACGCCACCCCATACTCGAAGATTACGAAGGGGTAAGCGTGACGGTACCCAAGACCGTCGTCCTCTGTACCGACATCTTCGACGAATTCATGGAGAGCAACAACCTCTATCAGATTGCACTCTCGGACATTCCCGATGAAGAAATACTCCGCCACTTCCTCGACGCCACGCTTCCCGAGCGTCTCAAAGAAGACATTCTGGCCTTCTTCGACGTAGTGGCCCGACCCATCGCCGTGCGCTCGTCGAGCCTGCTCGAAGACTCCCACTACCAGCCCTTCGCCGGCGTATATTCGACCTACATGATACCCTGTCTCGACGACCGCGAAGAGATGTACCGCATGCTCTCGGCCGCCGTAAAAGGTGTCTATGCCTCGGTGTTTTACTCCGACAGCAAAGCCTACATGACCGCCACCTCGAACGTCATTGACCAGGAAAAGATGGCCATCATTCTGCAAGAAGTGGTAGGCACGCAATATGGCGACCGGTACTACCCCTCCTTTGCCGGAGTGGGTCGCTCGCTCAACTACTACCCCATCAACGACGAAAAGGCCGAAGATGGCGTCGTCGACATCGCCGTGGGCCTCGGGAAATATATCGTCGACGGCGGCCGCAGCCTGCGCTTCTCGCCCCGACACCCCAACAAGGTGCTGCAAACCAGCACTCTCGACCTTGCCCTGCGCGACACACAGACCCGCTTCTATGCCCTCGACCTGAAAAACATACAAGCCCATTGCGAAGTCGATGACAGCTTCAACCTGCTGCGGCTCTCGATACGCGACGCCGAAGCCGACAACTCCCTGCGCGGCATGGTATCGACATTCGACCCCTACGACCAGGTGATACGCGACGGCTACTATGAAGGAGGCCGCAAAGTGGTAACCTTTGCCAATATCCTGCAACACAACATCTTCCCGCTCTCGCCGCTCTTGGAGATGATGCTCCAATTCGGCGCGCACGACATGGGACGCCACGTCGAAATAGAATTTGCCGGAATCCTCCCCAACGGACAGCAACCCCACGGAGCCCTCTACTGGTTGCAGATACGCCCCATTGTCGATACCAAAGAGATGCGCGACGACGAAATAGACGAGGTCGACGACAAAGACCTGCTGCTGAAAACCTCCTCGGCACTGGGGCACGGCGTCATGTCGGACTTGCACCACGTCGTCTATGTCAAGAGCGAGGGGTTCCTCTCGTCAAACAATTCGCTCATCGCCCGGGAAATAGAAAAAATCAACAAGGGATTCCTCGAACGCGGCGAGAACTACATACTCATCGGGCCGGGCCGATGGGGGTCGAGCGACACGGCGCTGGGCATTCCCGTGAAATGGCCACACATATCGGCGGCCCGGCTCATCGTCGAAACCGCCTTGACAAACTATTTCATCGAGCCCAGCCAAGGCACCCACTTCTTCCAAAACCTCACCTCGTTCGGAGTCGGCTACTTCACGCTCAACCCGCAAATCAAGGAGAGCCTCTTCGACGAAGAGTTCCTCAACCGGAAAGAGGCCGTGCAGGAGACACAATTCCTGCGCGTCGTCCGCTTCGACCAGCCTTTCACCGTGAAGATAAACGGGAAGAAAAGCATGGGTATCGTCATAAAACCCTCCGAAACATAACCGCAAAACAACGCTGCTATGAGTTTTGTAAAATCGATACTGCAACAATGGCGCGACCGCAACCTCAAAAAAAACGCCGCACCGGGCCATGAGCCCCTGTCGTCCGCCGACATACCGGGAAACGACATCGCCGAACAGCACCTGCTCGAA
Coding sequences within:
- a CDS encoding sodium-translocating pyrophosphatase, which gives rise to MEAYLFWIVPAASVLALLLAWYFFRQMMRESEGTETMQHIASFVRTGAMSYLKQQYKIVGLVFLVLVAFFSIMAYGFDLQNHWVPVAFLTGGFFSGLAGFLGMKTATYASARTANAARHSLSRGLRIAFRSGAVMGLVVVGLGLLDISFWYLLLDYFIPDDPTNSTAKLCIITTTMLTFGMGASTQALFARVGGGIYTKAADVGADLVGKVEAGIPEDDPRNPATIADNVGDNVGDVAGMGADLYESYCGSILATSALGAAAFIGSGDSVMQFKAVIAPMLIAAIGIILSIIGIFAVHTRDNAQVKDLLHSLAGGTNLSSVLIIAGTFFIFWILQLHNWFYIGCAVVIGLLVGVVIGRSTEYYTSQSYRPTQQLAESGKTGPATVIISGLGLGMISTTIPVLAVVCGIILSYWFAAGFDLTNVSMGLYGIGIAAVGMLSTLGITLATDAYGPIADNAGGNAEMSGLGDEVRARTDALDSLGNTTAATGKGFAIGSAALTGLALLASYIEEIRIGLTRIGQESLTIGERTVDVHTATFTDFMHYYDVTLMNPNVLSGVFIGSMMAFLFCGLTMNAVGRAAARMVEEVRRQFREIKGILTGEAQPDYARCVEISTKGAQHEMVLPSLLAIIAPLLTGFVFGVPGVIGLLVGGLGAGFVLAIFMANAGGAWDNAKKYTEEGHLGGKGGEVHKATVVGDTVGDPFKDTSGPSLNILIKLMSMVAIVMAGLTVAWSLF
- a CDS encoding phosphoenolpyruvate synthase, translated to MDKGNNIKQFYPKDTSFANLMQKRIFNVLLVASYYDAFILEEDGRVEEQIFFEYTSLNLSSPPRVTQVSNLEDAFKELSTKRFDLIITIPDVEHSQTYEKAKEIKHHYPDIPIVLLTPFAREVTRRLEKEDLSGIDYVFSWLGNTDLLLAIVKLLEDEMNIEEDTKSGVQIIMLVEDSVRFYSSILPHLYKFVLKQSQTFSTEALNEHEQMLRMRGRPKIKLARSYEEAMEMYQKYANNMLGIISDVSFMHEGKKDAQAGLKFCAYVREKDPFIPLIIESSDTENAAGAAALNACFLDKNSKKLPVDLRAAIMRNFGFGDFEFINPETGEVILRIKELKDLQKNILTIPPESLLYHASRNHISRWLYSRALFPLAEFIRRRWPHNLEELPEIRQEILDAIVLYRKMKNRGVVAIFERNRFDKYSNFARIGQGSLGGKGRGLAFIDSLIKRHPILEDYEGVSVTVPKTVVLCTDIFDEFMESNNLYQIALSDIPDEEILRHFLDATLPERLKEDILAFFDVVARPIAVRSSSLLEDSHYQPFAGVYSTYMIPCLDDREEMYRMLSAAVKGVYASVFYSDSKAYMTATSNVIDQEKMAIILQEVVGTQYGDRYYPSFAGVGRSLNYYPINDEKAEDGVVDIAVGLGKYIVDGGRSLRFSPRHPNKVLQTSTLDLALRDTQTRFYALDLKNIQAHCEVDDSFNLLRLSIRDAEADNSLRGMVSTFDPYDQVIRDGYYEGGRKVVTFANILQHNIFPLSPLLEMMLQFGAHDMGRHVEIEFAGILPNGQQPHGALYWLQIRPIVDTKEMRDDEIDEVDDKDLLLKTSSALGHGVMSDLHHVVYVKSEGFLSSNNSLIAREIEKINKGFLERGENYILIGPGRWGSSDTALGIPVKWPHISAARLIVETALTNYFIEPSQGTHFFQNLTSFGVGYFTLNPQIKESLFDEEFLNRKEAVQETQFLRVVRFDQPFTVKINGKKSMGIVIKPSET